One region of Haladaptatus cibarius D43 genomic DNA includes:
- a CDS encoding S9 family peptidase — MPSNLTLSDVLDVEYPAPPSWSCDGEFLAVTLYEDDGKALFVSDRTGERTWRFSPENGFVTEISWSPTAAELLVATDDGDLFLADPNGQTTSRLIAGPDDREAYTWSSDGSRFAFYRDGRPVVRDVATGSERTYDVPERGPFLAKSRMFAWSDDDTHLAYRFVDDETTQVGVVSVETGELVWRTRDTMSSHSPTWLADGRVVFDQRGEGGRVRRIVAADPEDGEEIVLAREIDRERGVVSQGAPEVSPDGTKVALALPLDGWDHIHVVDTETGERTQLTEGTFEDKGVADETPQWIDDETLVFASNRNDFGERHIYSVTLSGGIESLVETSGTNVYPRPSPSGDSLAYLHADAQRSPEIRVDTVDTNDGTHRLTRSAIESWPISPIDPESIEFESAGRCIDGYLLDPRKSDAVADDATDLPAVVCVHGGPMRQMRDGWHPSRSYSLFYTFHQYLAEKGYVGLFVNYRGGIGYGREFRQAIAGVRGADEIEDVARAGEYLKGLDYVDADSVAVWGLSYGGYATLQVLGTHPDVFALGINLAGLADLELYRDWAEETKYPRAASAEVLRMGGEPWEVPDRWAEASPATHMDNYEVPLYNFHGTGDRYVNFEQLDLVVESLTDLGKEFDADYYPDENHVFSKRATWERTLKKVERALEMEL; from the coding sequence ATGCCATCGAACCTCACTCTCTCTGATGTGCTCGATGTGGAGTATCCTGCTCCCCCTTCGTGGTCTTGCGACGGTGAGTTTCTCGCCGTCACGCTGTACGAAGACGACGGAAAAGCCCTGTTCGTCTCCGACCGAACCGGAGAACGGACGTGGCGGTTCTCACCCGAAAACGGCTTCGTCACCGAAATTTCGTGGTCGCCGACTGCCGCGGAACTGCTCGTCGCCACGGACGACGGTGACCTCTTTTTGGCCGACCCGAACGGACAGACGACCAGCAGACTCATCGCCGGGCCGGACGACCGAGAGGCCTACACGTGGTCTTCCGACGGGTCGCGGTTCGCGTTCTACCGCGATGGCCGCCCCGTCGTCCGCGACGTTGCGACCGGCAGCGAACGAACCTACGACGTGCCGGAGCGCGGCCCGTTCCTCGCCAAATCTCGAATGTTCGCGTGGTCTGACGACGATACACATCTCGCCTACCGGTTCGTTGACGACGAAACGACGCAGGTCGGCGTCGTCTCCGTCGAAACCGGCGAATTGGTGTGGCGCACCCGCGACACGATGTCGAGTCACAGTCCGACGTGGTTAGCCGACGGTCGAGTCGTCTTCGACCAGCGAGGCGAAGGCGGACGCGTCCGGCGAATCGTCGCAGCTGACCCGGAGGACGGCGAGGAAATCGTTCTCGCGCGGGAAATCGACCGCGAACGCGGCGTCGTCTCGCAGGGTGCACCCGAAGTCTCACCCGACGGAACAAAAGTAGCACTCGCCCTCCCGCTCGACGGCTGGGACCACATTCACGTCGTGGACACAGAAACCGGCGAACGAACGCAACTCACGGAGGGAACGTTCGAGGACAAGGGCGTCGCCGACGAGACGCCGCAGTGGATTGACGACGAAACCCTCGTGTTCGCCTCGAATCGAAACGATTTCGGAGAACGCCACATTTACTCCGTTACGCTTTCCGGAGGAATCGAATCCCTCGTCGAAACGTCGGGCACGAACGTGTATCCAAGACCGTCGCCGTCGGGCGATAGTCTTGCGTATCTGCACGCGGACGCCCAGCGCTCGCCGGAAATCCGCGTCGATACCGTTGATACGAATGACGGAACCCATCGACTTACCCGGTCCGCAATCGAATCGTGGCCGATTTCGCCAATCGACCCCGAAAGCATCGAGTTCGAAAGTGCAGGACGATGTATCGACGGCTATCTGCTTGATCCGCGAAAATCGGATGCAGTTGCGGACGACGCGACAGACCTCCCCGCAGTCGTCTGCGTCCACGGCGGCCCCATGCGGCAAATGCGCGATGGCTGGCATCCCTCGCGGTCGTACAGCCTCTTCTACACGTTCCACCAGTATCTCGCGGAGAAGGGCTACGTCGGCCTGTTCGTCAACTACCGCGGCGGAATCGGCTACGGACGGGAGTTCCGCCAAGCCATCGCGGGCGTCCGCGGTGCGGACGAAATCGAGGACGTGGCACGAGCGGGCGAGTACCTGAAGGGACTCGACTACGTCGATGCCGATTCGGTCGCCGTCTGGGGACTCTCGTATGGTGGCTACGCCACGCTCCAAGTCCTCGGCACGCACCCGGACGTGTTCGCGCTGGGAATCAACCTCGCCGGACTCGCCGACCTCGAACTGTACCGCGACTGGGCCGAGGAAACCAAATATCCGCGCGCCGCCTCCGCGGAAGTGCTCCGGATGGGCGGCGAACCGTGGGAGGTGCCCGACCGCTGGGCCGAAGCATCGCCCGCGACGCACATGGACAACTACGAAGTTCCGCTCTACAACTTCCACGGAACCGGCGACCGGTACGTCAACTTCGAGCAGTTAGACCTCGTGGTCGAAAGCCTGACTGACCTCGGCAAGGAGTTCGACGCCGATTACTATCCCGACGAGAACCACGTGTTCTCGAAGCGAGCGACGTGGGAACGAACCCTGAAGAAAGTCGAGCGGGCCTTGGAGATGGAACTGTGA
- a CDS encoding ABC transporter ATP-binding protein, whose protein sequence is MSQRLQQRPQESDEPLLRVENLKKHFPVNTGFISSIRWSSDGGFPLELDDKSVRAVDGVSFDLYPGETLGVVGESGCGKSTLARTLLGLTEPTDGAVEFRGTRTTTFDSGAKRGFRRNAQMVFQDPQSSLNPRRKVGNIIADPLEAAGWDEAKRRERIRELLEQVGLKEEHYGRYPHEFSGGQRQRINLARALSINPDLVIADEPVSGLDMSVQAQILSLMQDLQEEYGLTYLFITHDLSVIRNVADRVAVMYLGDFVETGPVDRLFTEPHHPYTRALLDSVPNPDPGTRGVESKLVGDVPSPSDPPSGCKFHTRCPSLIVPDPFTRNEYREYMELRGDMRDETLQTDADPASVRAHYFEGNLPARVEETVERAVSHAAGGNWNEAQSVLSEYLSPCEAHVPELESVDDGHLSACHIDSDDREAFSW, encoded by the coding sequence ATGAGTCAACGCCTTCAGCAACGACCCCAAGAATCGGACGAACCACTGCTTAGAGTCGAGAACTTGAAAAAACATTTCCCGGTCAACACCGGCTTCATCAGTTCGATTCGGTGGAGTTCCGACGGCGGATTTCCGCTCGAACTGGACGACAAGAGTGTGAGAGCGGTCGATGGCGTCAGTTTCGACCTCTATCCCGGCGAGACGCTGGGCGTCGTCGGCGAATCCGGCTGTGGCAAATCGACGCTCGCGCGAACCTTGCTCGGTCTGACCGAACCGACCGATGGGGCGGTCGAATTTCGCGGAACGCGAACCACGACGTTCGACAGCGGCGCAAAACGGGGGTTTCGGCGGAACGCCCAGATGGTGTTCCAAGACCCACAGTCGAGTCTGAACCCGCGCCGAAAAGTCGGGAACATCATCGCCGACCCGCTGGAAGCGGCAGGATGGGACGAAGCAAAGCGCCGGGAGCGCATCCGCGAACTACTCGAACAGGTCGGATTGAAAGAGGAGCATTACGGACGCTATCCGCACGAGTTTTCGGGCGGCCAGCGCCAGCGAATCAATCTCGCAAGAGCGCTGTCGATTAACCCAGACCTCGTCATCGCGGACGAACCGGTGAGTGGATTGGATATGAGCGTGCAGGCCCAAATCCTCTCGCTGATGCAGGATTTACAGGAGGAGTACGGACTAACCTACCTGTTCATCACGCACGATCTCTCGGTGATCCGGAACGTGGCAGACCGCGTTGCCGTGATGTACCTCGGCGATTTCGTGGAAACCGGCCCGGTTGACAGGCTGTTTACGGAGCCACATCACCCCTACACCCGCGCCCTGCTGGATTCGGTGCCGAACCCCGACCCCGGCACTCGCGGCGTCGAATCGAAACTGGTCGGCGACGTGCCGAGTCCGAGCGACCCGCCATCCGGGTGTAAGTTCCACACGCGCTGTCCGTCGCTCATCGTTCCCGACCCGTTCACTCGGAATGAGTACCGTGAGTACATGGAACTCAGAGGCGACATGCGCGACGAAACGCTACAAACCGACGCCGACCCAGCGTCGGTTCGAGCACACTACTTCGAGGGCAACCTTCCGGCACGAGTCGAGGAAACCGTGGAGCGGGCCGTTTCGCACGCGGCGGGCGGAAACTGGAACGAAGCACAGTCCGTGCTTTCCGAATATCTCTCTCCCTGCGAAGCACACGTCCCGGAACTGGAATCCGTCGATGACGGCCACCTGTCGGCCTGTCACATCGACAGCGACGACCGAGAGGCCTTCTCGTGGTGA
- a CDS encoding ABC transporter ATP-binding protein — protein sequence MSLLEVEDLRTYFYTEGGIVQAVDGVSFEVDRGETIGLVGESGAGKSVTIKSLLGLINPPGKVVDGSVRFDGRDLTECSERELRQEVRGSEISFVFQDPMSALNPVFTVGHQIAEIVEYHTDRNEKEAHERTVELLDDVGIPDPEQRADQYPHEFSGGMRQRALIAMALSCSPKLIIADEPTTALDVTIQAQILDLFDEIQEKYDTSVVYVTHDLGVVREVCDRVAVMYLGKVVEQAPYEELYRNPKHPYTQSLLRSVVRPDKRADALNPIEGTMPSAIDPPSGCRFRTRCPVAVDDCARIEPPRIDVGPNHDSACILYKDEYGEKNEPTLHQRGQR from the coding sequence ATGAGCCTCCTCGAAGTCGAAGACCTCCGAACGTACTTCTACACGGAAGGCGGCATCGTGCAAGCCGTCGATGGCGTCAGTTTCGAGGTAGACCGCGGCGAAACCATCGGATTGGTCGGCGAGAGCGGGGCCGGAAAGAGTGTGACAATCAAGAGCCTCCTCGGCCTCATCAATCCGCCCGGCAAGGTGGTCGATGGGTCGGTTCGATTCGACGGGCGCGACCTGACCGAGTGTTCGGAGCGCGAACTGCGACAGGAAGTTCGCGGGAGTGAAATATCGTTCGTCTTCCAAGACCCGATGTCGGCGCTGAACCCGGTTTTCACCGTGGGTCATCAAATCGCCGAAATCGTGGAGTACCACACCGACCGGAACGAGAAAGAGGCTCATGAGCGGACGGTCGAACTGTTGGACGACGTGGGGATTCCAGACCCCGAACAGCGGGCCGACCAGTACCCACACGAGTTTTCGGGCGGGATGCGCCAGCGCGCGCTCATCGCCATGGCGCTGTCGTGCAGTCCGAAACTCATCATCGCGGACGAACCGACGACGGCGCTGGACGTGACGATTCAAGCCCAGATTCTCGACCTGTTCGACGAGATTCAAGAGAAATACGACACAAGCGTCGTCTACGTCACGCACGACCTCGGGGTCGTGCGTGAAGTCTGTGACCGAGTCGCCGTGATGTATCTTGGCAAGGTGGTCGAACAGGCACCCTACGAAGAACTATATCGAAATCCGAAACATCCCTACACGCAGTCGCTCCTGCGCTCCGTCGTCCGCCCGGATAAGCGCGCGGACGCCCTGAATCCAATCGAGGGAACGATGCCGAGTGCAATCGACCCGCCGTCTGGTTGTCGATTCCGCACGCGCTGTCCCGTCGCGGTTGACGACTGCGCCCGCATCGAACCGCCGCGAATCGACGTGGGGCCAAACCACGATTCGGCGTGTATCCTCTACAAAGACGAGTACGGTGAGAAAAACGAACCGACGCTTCACCAGCGAGGTCAACGATGA
- a CDS encoding helix-turn-helix domain-containing protein, which produces MSVIHVKDQHDGASYRQVELKLWHPGCWTLEVTDEYDGTHILEKSLYPTDETVKGDFILVSESDHDIETFVQAIDAHRVVESTAILKDGGNRARVVVTYERASSIVPEIVNSEFMPIEPVHITGGYEQWTVLVRADRLESVFARLEEEYDVTLEAIHEVNPHDNVEFADTSDQIYDSLSARQTECLFEAHDAGYYNWPREISANDIADDFGISGPTFLEHLRKGEQKVLDAFLTKLAGRNY; this is translated from the coding sequence ATGAGTGTTATCCACGTTAAAGACCAACACGATGGGGCGTCCTATCGGCAGGTCGAACTCAAACTGTGGCATCCCGGTTGTTGGACGCTGGAAGTGACCGACGAGTACGACGGAACCCACATTCTGGAAAAATCGCTCTATCCGACCGATGAAACGGTCAAGGGCGATTTCATTCTCGTCTCGGAGAGCGACCACGACATCGAAACGTTCGTGCAAGCCATCGACGCCCACCGGGTCGTCGAGAGCACGGCCATCCTGAAAGACGGCGGAAATCGCGCCCGCGTCGTCGTCACCTACGAGCGCGCGTCCAGCATCGTCCCCGAAATCGTCAACTCGGAGTTTATGCCCATCGAACCGGTTCACATCACGGGCGGGTACGAACAGTGGACTGTCCTCGTCCGCGCAGATCGACTGGAATCCGTGTTCGCCCGCCTCGAAGAGGAGTACGACGTTACGCTGGAAGCTATTCACGAGGTGAACCCCCACGACAACGTCGAATTTGCCGACACCAGTGACCAGATTTATGACTCGCTTTCCGCGCGCCAGACGGAATGCCTGTTCGAGGCGCACGATGCAGGCTACTACAACTGGCCCCGTGAGATATCGGCGAACGACATCGCGGACGATTTCGGTATCAGCGGCCCGACGTTCCTCGAACACCTTCGAAAAGGCGAACAGAAAGTGCTCGACGCATTCCTGACGAAACTCGCCGGACGGAACTACTAA
- a CDS encoding M55 family metallopeptidase — protein sequence MNVFVSADMEGITGIADPRDVVKGEFDYDAGRELMVGDVNAAVAGAVAGGAEHVLVNDSHSSMTNLSRCALHDSARLIRGGTKPRSMMQGLTADHDVAFFVGYHGKAGTQKAVLNHTFYPQILVSLRVNDAEVGELGWNAGLAGSLDVPVGLVTGDDATEVEARDELEDVETAVVKDGIDRFTADCLPPEDAREQIRTAAERAVRRVGDEGNEFSQPVPDEPVAIEADWATTNQAARSAGLPSVERISGRTTRVEGDGYADAFDASVAMLRAGGAGRNEWYG from the coding sequence GTGAACGTCTTCGTCTCCGCCGACATGGAAGGCATCACGGGCATCGCCGACCCGCGCGACGTGGTGAAAGGCGAATTCGACTACGACGCTGGCAGGGAACTGATGGTCGGCGACGTGAATGCCGCGGTAGCGGGGGCAGTCGCGGGCGGGGCGGAACACGTTCTCGTCAACGATTCTCACTCTTCGATGACGAACCTCTCCCGGTGCGCACTCCACGACTCTGCCCGCCTGATTCGCGGCGGAACCAAACCACGGTCGATGATGCAGGGACTCACCGCAGACCACGACGTTGCCTTCTTCGTTGGCTATCACGGCAAAGCCGGAACCCAAAAAGCAGTCCTGAATCACACCTTCTACCCGCAGATACTCGTCTCGCTTCGCGTGAACGACGCCGAAGTCGGCGAACTCGGTTGGAACGCCGGACTCGCAGGCTCGCTCGACGTTCCCGTCGGCCTCGTGACGGGCGACGACGCAACCGAAGTTGAGGCCCGCGACGAACTGGAAGACGTAGAAACTGCGGTCGTCAAGGACGGAATCGACCGCTTCACCGCTGATTGTCTTCCACCCGAAGACGCCCGCGAGCAGATTCGAACCGCCGCGGAGCGAGCGGTTCGGCGGGTCGGAGACGAAGGCAACGAATTTTCCCAACCTGTGCCGGACGAACCGGTCGCTATCGAGGCCGACTGGGCCACGACGAATCAGGCCGCACGTTCGGCGGGGCTTCCGTCGGTCGAACGAATCAGCGGGCGGACGACGCGCGTCGAAGGCGATGGCTACGCTGACGCCTTTGACGCATCGGTGGCGATGCTCCGTGCCGGCGGCGCGGGGCGGAATGAGTGGTACGGGTAA
- a CDS encoding ABC transporter permease, which translates to MSMYRYTARRLLQIIPVLLGVFTLTFVMMHALPGNPVRIYLGLNPSQELADDLIRQYGFNQPLWQQYLDYLGRVLTGNLGESFLMKRPVTDLMLERIGPTLTLMGLSYVIALPISLLLGVYAASRHNELGDHVSRFLGLAGLSTPNFWLGLMLIFLFSYELGWLPTSGYVPFAQNPVESAKRLVMPVVTLATAQTATLMRMTRSSMIEELSQEYVQTARAYGLPERRILLKHAFRNALLPLVTIIGLQLSFLLDGSVIAEKIFAIPGMGRLFFNGITKQDYGVIMGMTLSFALLFLIGVLLTDLAYAYIDPRIRYD; encoded by the coding sequence ATGAGTATGTACCGATACACCGCCCGGCGACTCCTACAAATCATTCCGGTGTTGTTGGGCGTGTTTACCCTTACCTTCGTCATGATGCACGCGCTTCCGGGCAACCCGGTGCGCATCTACCTCGGATTGAATCCGAGCCAAGAACTCGCGGACGACCTCATCCGGCAGTACGGGTTCAACCAACCGCTCTGGCAGCAGTATCTCGATTACCTTGGACGGGTTCTTACCGGGAACCTCGGCGAATCATTCCTGATGAAACGTCCCGTCACCGACCTCATGCTGGAGCGTATCGGGCCAACCCTCACGCTGATGGGTCTTTCGTACGTCATCGCACTCCCGATTTCGCTGTTGCTCGGTGTTTATGCCGCCTCGCGACACAACGAGCTGGGCGACCATGTCTCCCGATTTTTGGGACTGGCAGGACTCTCCACGCCGAACTTCTGGCTCGGGCTGATGCTCATCTTCCTGTTCTCTTACGAGCTGGGCTGGCTTCCGACGTCGGGGTACGTACCCTTCGCACAGAACCCGGTGGAGTCGGCGAAACGCCTCGTGATGCCCGTCGTCACGCTCGCGACTGCACAGACCGCGACGTTGATGCGCATGACGCGTTCCAGCATGATCGAAGAGCTATCGCAGGAGTACGTCCAGACGGCCCGGGCGTACGGCTTGCCGGAACGCCGCATCCTGCTCAAACACGCCTTCAGAAACGCGTTGTTGCCACTGGTGACCATCATCGGGCTCCAGCTGTCGTTCCTGCTGGACGGCAGCGTCATCGCGGAGAAAATCTTCGCCATCCCCGGCATGGGCCGACTGTTCTTCAATGGCATCACGAAACAGGACTACGGCGTCATCATGGGAATGACACTGTCGTTCGCGCTGTTGTTCCTCATCGGCGTCCTGCTGACAGACCTCGCCTACGCGTACATCGACCCACGAATCAGATACGACTGA
- a CDS encoding ABC transporter substrate-binding protein: MTDKDNLPLDRRRFLTMSALGGATMLAGCGGQTTDDGPSDGSEGGTFINTSPESATTLDPRMNELAWANSMMHYLFDTLVTIKPDGSDIVPHLAKERPKKQDETTYTVPLKQGVMFHDGSEMTAEDVAYSFNWVLDPKNKSTNRENLGFIKSVEKTGDYEVTFNLRYAYALFELELAGMNAAIVPKKVAEDKGQKKFAQKPVGSGPFKLKEWQSGSHLTLERYDDYFLEKANLKQIKYRIIPQAQTAFVDLKTGGVHQASVSETLLGEAKKVDSIQMKRISQFDYNGLVFNSKREPFDNRKVREAMQYLVDYDEMLKATKGELAKRSYGFMPKEVNEAWNFPWQEWKQKYYPSRDHEKAKQLLEEAGYGDGFDVTMSTLASGKFKKMVIKLQNEMNQVGINAEVQEVDTGRWLDQLDTGEFDVTIYGWSGGQDPDGFYYYLFRNPRNDDGGVEDNYIGNAAGGMLYEAYPDSEKLKKADEKIREARKLGTREERRKLYIELAETFQSEYPHIPVYSEQSATAWSKKVNGYDPTAFAAQPLCNKWSNVSLDN, encoded by the coding sequence ATGACTGATAAAGACAATCTCCCCCTCGACCGACGACGCTTTTTGACCATGAGTGCACTCGGCGGGGCCACGATGCTCGCCGGGTGTGGCGGCCAGACGACGGACGATGGACCGAGCGACGGGTCGGAAGGTGGAACGTTCATCAACACGTCTCCAGAGAGCGCGACGACACTCGACCCACGTATGAACGAACTCGCGTGGGCGAATTCGATGATGCACTACCTGTTTGATACGCTCGTGACCATCAAACCCGACGGAAGCGACATCGTTCCTCATCTCGCAAAGGAACGACCGAAAAAGCAGGACGAAACGACGTACACCGTTCCGCTCAAGCAGGGAGTCATGTTCCACGACGGAAGCGAGATGACTGCCGAGGACGTGGCGTACTCGTTCAACTGGGTGCTCGACCCGAAGAACAAATCGACGAATCGGGAGAATCTTGGCTTCATCAAAAGCGTCGAGAAGACTGGCGATTACGAGGTGACGTTTAACCTCAGATACGCGTATGCGCTGTTCGAACTGGAACTGGCGGGGATGAACGCAGCCATCGTTCCGAAGAAAGTCGCCGAGGACAAGGGGCAAAAGAAGTTCGCGCAGAAACCGGTCGGAAGCGGCCCGTTCAAACTCAAGGAGTGGCAGTCCGGGTCACATCTCACGCTCGAACGGTACGACGATTACTTCCTGGAGAAGGCCAATCTAAAACAGATCAAGTATCGCATTATTCCACAGGCACAGACCGCATTCGTTGACCTCAAAACCGGTGGCGTGCATCAGGCGTCCGTCTCCGAAACGTTGCTAGGGGAAGCGAAAAAAGTCGATTCCATCCAGATGAAGCGCATCTCGCAGTTCGATTACAACGGACTTGTTTTCAACTCGAAACGAGAGCCGTTCGATAATCGGAAAGTTCGGGAAGCGATGCAGTACCTCGTTGATTACGACGAGATGCTGAAAGCGACGAAGGGAGAACTCGCAAAGCGAAGCTATGGGTTCATGCCGAAAGAGGTGAACGAGGCGTGGAATTTCCCATGGCAAGAGTGGAAACAAAAATACTACCCGTCGAGAGACCACGAAAAGGCGAAGCAGTTGCTCGAAGAGGCGGGATACGGTGACGGGTTCGACGTGACGATGTCCACACTCGCGTCTGGAAAGTTCAAGAAAATGGTCATCAAGTTACAGAACGAGATGAACCAAGTCGGTATCAATGCGGAGGTGCAGGAAGTGGACACCGGTCGATGGCTCGACCAACTCGATACGGGGGAGTTCGACGTGACTATCTACGGCTGGTCCGGCGGCCAAGACCCCGATGGATTCTACTACTATCTGTTCCGCAATCCGCGTAATGACGACGGTGGCGTGGAAGATAATTACATCGGCAACGCCGCCGGAGGAATGCTGTACGAGGCATACCCCGACAGCGAGAAGTTGAAAAAAGCGGACGAAAAGATTCGAGAAGCGCGTAAGCTTGGGACCCGAGAAGAGCGCAGAAAGCTGTACATCGAACTCGCGGAGACGTTCCAGTCGGAGTATCCCCACATTCCGGTGTACTCGGAACAGTCCGCCACCGCGTGGAGCAAGAAAGTCAACGGCTACGACCCGACCGCGTTCGCGGCGCAACCGCTGTGTAACAAGTGGTCGAACGTCTCGCTCGACAACTAA
- a CDS encoding ABC transporter permease — MSTTNSLSESSIDTESRLKGTIRELRYSPTAIAGAVIIGILVVLAIFSTIDLVVFDKALITAIHEDPHAMNQAESYSPPSLDHPMGTDNFGRDVLSRIVYGSRIALAIGVISVGISFLGGIACGAAAAYFGGRTDDTIMRLLEVLYSIPSLILAMTMMAILGPSVYNLFIAYGVIGIPAYARVIRSEVLSIREEEYVEAARAAGLPNRTILFREIVPNGLAAVVVQATLSMGSVIIGAAALSFLGFGVQPPTASWGRMLSSAQEAMVLAPWVAVFPGVMIFITVMGFNLLGDGLRDAMDPRTTLRKANWDELDDDFLPSENAPREEPDAVADRPATDGGTDANPESETKTGENENERGRMQ; from the coding sequence ATGAGTACGACCAATTCACTCTCCGAGAGCAGCATCGACACCGAGAGCAGACTCAAAGGAACCATCCGAGAACTCAGGTACAGTCCGACCGCCATCGCTGGCGCAGTTATCATCGGAATCCTCGTCGTGCTGGCCATCTTCTCGACCATCGACCTCGTGGTGTTCGACAAGGCCCTCATCACTGCGATTCACGAAGACCCCCACGCGATGAACCAAGCCGAATCCTACTCGCCACCCTCCCTCGACCATCCGATGGGAACGGATAATTTCGGCCGGGATGTGCTCTCTCGAATCGTTTACGGAAGCCGAATCGCGCTCGCCATTGGCGTCATTTCCGTCGGAATCAGCTTCCTCGGTGGAATCGCCTGTGGCGCGGCGGCGGCCTACTTCGGCGGTCGAACCGACGACACGATCATGCGCCTGCTTGAGGTGCTATACTCGATTCCGAGCCTCATCCTCGCCATGACGATGATGGCGATTCTAGGACCGAGCGTCTACAACCTTTTCATCGCTTATGGGGTTATCGGCATCCCGGCATACGCCCGCGTGATTCGCTCCGAGGTGCTATCCATCCGCGAGGAGGAATACGTCGAAGCGGCGCGCGCCGCCGGACTGCCGAACCGAACAATCCTGTTCCGCGAAATCGTGCCGAACGGACTGGCCGCGGTCGTCGTGCAGGCCACCCTCTCGATGGGGAGCGTCATCATCGGTGCGGCGGCCCTGTCGTTCCTCGGGTTCGGTGTCCAACCGCCGACGGCCTCGTGGGGGCGAATGCTGAGCAGTGCCCAAGAAGCGATGGTTCTCGCGCCGTGGGTTGCCGTGTTCCCCGGCGTGATGATTTTCATCACCGTGATGGGGTTCAACCTGCTCGGTGACGGTCTGCGAGACGCGATGGATCCGCGGACGACGCTCCGCAAGGCGAACTGGGACGAACTGGACGACGATTTCCTCCCCAGCGAGAACGCGCCGAGGGAAGAACCCGATGCCGTCGCCGACAGACCCGCGACGGACGGCGGGACTGATGCGAATCCTGAATCAGAGACGAAGACAGGAGAAAACGAGAATGAGAGGGGGAGAATGCAATGA
- the dacB gene encoding D-alanyl-D-alanine carboxypeptidase/D-alanyl-D-alanine endopeptidase — MNSDSFASSVLARKLGGDELVAHDPDVPLPPASNTKLLTAALALHHLGPDYRFETGVFRDGDSLVLRGRGNPSLSSSQLSILAERVRNEDIETVTNLVADVGCFSEASRGPGWMWEDGKYGYGAESTALALSGNTVSVTVSGTDIEVTPKQNTTEIVAEFDPSADELRVFRDEDEIRIEGQPPDEPQTETVPVVDPVRHCLLAFRDTLEAAGINHTSGLLISRNSDSGETIATVKSPPVSELVREMNVPSDNFLAEQLARTVAREVRGDGSWNEWETVVSEFLEIRDAGGARIRDGSGLSRYNLVSARGLVRVLEWVEKQPWSNTFFDSLPHPGKGTLEERLSDVDCEIRAKTGTLTGSRTLSGIVRRNGGNNDVMFSVLLGGLTGEDEEDARETIDDFVRELAG; from the coding sequence GTGAACTCCGACAGTTTCGCATCGAGCGTGCTGGCGCGGAAACTCGGCGGCGACGAACTCGTCGCACACGACCCGGACGTGCCGCTCCCGCCAGCGTCGAACACGAAATTGCTCACCGCCGCGCTCGCGTTGCACCATCTCGGCCCGGACTACCGATTCGAAACGGGCGTTTTCAGGGATGGGGATTCCCTCGTCCTTCGAGGACGAGGGAATCCCTCGCTCTCGTCATCGCAACTGTCTATACTCGCGGAGCGCGTCCGAAACGAGGATATCGAGACGGTCACGAACCTCGTCGCCGACGTGGGATGCTTCTCCGAAGCATCCCGCGGGCCGGGATGGATGTGGGAGGATGGAAAATACGGCTACGGCGCGGAAAGCACGGCACTCGCGCTGTCCGGCAATACGGTTTCGGTGACGGTGTCCGGCACCGACATCGAAGTCACCCCGAAACAGAACACGACCGAAATCGTCGCGGAGTTCGACCCGTCTGCTGACGAACTACGCGTCTTTCGAGACGAGGACGAAATCCGAATCGAGGGACAACCGCCTGACGAACCGCAAACGGAAACCGTTCCGGTCGTCGACCCAGTTCGTCACTGCCTGCTCGCGTTTCGGGATACACTGGAAGCGGCGGGAATTAATCACACGAGCGGACTGCTGATTTCCCGAAATTCGGATTCAGGAGAGACGATTGCGACCGTGAAATCGCCGCCCGTTTCCGAACTCGTTCGGGAGATGAACGTCCCGTCGGACAATTTCCTCGCGGAGCAACTCGCCAGAACCGTCGCCCGCGAGGTTCGCGGCGACGGTTCGTGGAACGAATGGGAGACAGTCGTGAGCGAGTTTCTCGAAATCCGTGACGCAGGCGGGGCCAGAATCCGGGACGGTTCCGGCCTGTCGCGGTACAACCTGGTTTCCGCTCGGGGATTGGTTCGCGTTCTCGAATGGGTCGAAAAACAGCCGTGGTCGAACACGTTTTTCGACTCGCTTCCGCACCCCGGCAAGGGGACGCTGGAAGAGCGACTGTCCGATGTGGATTGTGAAATCAGGGCAAAAACGGGGACGCTTACGGGGAGCAGAACCCTTTCGGGAATCGTTCGTCGGAATGGCGGAAACAACGACGTAATGTTTTCCGTGCTTCTGGGTGGATTGACCGGCGAGGACGAGGAGGACGCACGAGAGACGATTGACGATTTTGTGCGGGAACTGGCCGGTTGA